Sequence from the Penaeus monodon isolate SGIC_2016 chromosome 43, NSTDA_Pmon_1, whole genome shotgun sequence genome:
TCAACAGTGACAACCACATCAATTCTGTTTGGGATATGAAAATTGTGTGTGAGGTCTCCACTATATGTTGGGAATCCCCTGATATTGGCACTGGTGAGCTTTAATTAGTCGTTGCCCATGATTTCAGCATCGTTGTTGTATATGTTGGCTATTGGGCTTAAACCATGTGCCTGCACTAGGATACAATTGATTCTGGAAGAAGAAAGTGGAATGAGACTGAATGGCAAAAGCGCTGTGTTCTGCTtgtttttgtcactttttctatgctttcccttcttctctttaccTGCTTCGCTAGTCGTCTATTGCATGGCCAGCTCTGTTACAGAAATCACACCTTTGCTTCATTATGCAGGATTCGTTTGTACGGTTGGATCTTTCAAAGTCCCTACAGTATAAGTGAGACCGATCTTGACTGTCCTTGGGTCTCCGACTGGATAAATTGCTTCTCCCTTTCAATTCTTGCAATCGGAATGTGTGGTTTAGTTTGTCTACAGAagtactttgtgttttttttttctcgggcttGTTTTGCTGACTTGATCTGGTTAATTCTTCAGAAGAGTTTGCAGGCTGTGCGTTTCAAGAAGTGGTGGGTGTTGCGAGAGTCATGGGAaatgtggtggaagaggaggaagcagtcAGGTAGATCTGAGTGAACGTGGTCAACCTGGCAACTATATGTATGCCAGTTTTCCTTGGCCACTCCATCAGCATGGGCAACTGCATCTGCCTTGCTTGCTAGATCTACATGTGTATTGGAAAGTTCGGGAAAgaatttttctttgttaattcagTCCTGATACTTACAATAATTGtaactctcccttccttcccacgtcactccttcactctctctctctctctctctctctctctctctctctctctctctctctctctctctctctcaccctctttcccctcctccctccctccctgtgtaTGCGCGCGCTCGTTTGGTAACCATAGTTGTAAAATTGGTACGTGCTTATCCTGCCATTGAAATCTTTTCTATACCGCATTATAAGAATAAGGTGCTCCAGGCGAAAATCTTTTAACATTAATTCCTACAAAATTAATGTAACATAATTCTTTATGGATGCAATGAGAatgtaaaataacattaatttatATTTGAATCTTGAAGGTATAGGTTAACGTTCTTAGAGCTGTAGGTTATGATTCCCATTTAACTCgcatttcttgattttttattatgattatcattattatcgttttaattaCCATCAACATTTTATTCTTTTGATAGGAGAAATGGGGAAGATCAGCACATGGTCACGCCCGGACTTGCTaggcataagagagaaagatctgTGTCAACACCTGTTACTACTCCAGTTTCAGTAGATACTCAGAATCCTAGTGTTTCATCAGCAGGTGTCAGGTGAGCAATTAcagtgttttttatcattattgatcattTACTATTTTCACAAGAATTGTGAATCAGTGAATATTTAGAATTGACGATTGCATTTATCTTTTGCAGGGAGCCACGTTCGTTCATTTGCAAAAAGAGCCTCACTTTTCCATGTGATTCATGGCAGCCTCACAGGGATGAGCCTGTTAACAGAGGTTCTCCTGAGGTGGATATTCTGCCAAGCCCAGATGCCACAGCTGTCCGTCGTCGCACCCCAATGGAGCTCCCAGACATAGCCTCGGCAGACCCTGGGGGACCGCTGCTACCGACCAAAAGATTCCGACTTGGACTGGATTTCGACCCCGATATCATTCAGGAGCTCCTTCCTCTTCCGACGCACTGTTCGGCCCGCCTGTCGATGACTCCGCTGAGTGCGCTGAAGAGTTCGTCTGCACCTCCGGACGAGGCAGACTCAATGGATCGGAGCCAGACTTGTGCTGCGGCCACAATGAAAGCAGAGAAGGCGCCCCGTCACAAGGCTTCTACACAGAATCCAATGAGTTTTCGAGACAAAGTTGATGGCATGGCTTTTGTGCCGTCATCTGACTCGGTCCGCCATGAAGCGCAGGGGGCATGCAGGTCACGTCGTCCTTTGAATGACGTTGATATTCAGGCGAGGAGGAATGGCCGCCAAAGTGGAGAGCCAGATACTAACAAATCAGTAAAAGAAAGCGAGCGTATCTTGACGCAAGACTCGCTGAGAGTTGGATCCCATGACAGCCACATGCGGATACCAAAGGGGGGGACTGAAAGCGTTGATTCTCAACAACAATACAGTTTCTTTATCGATCAGCTCGGACCCTTCAGTTGTATGAGAAAGACTCCCAGCTCTCAAATGTATAATACAAATTCATCTTCGGTTGAGAATCAGCATAATGCAGGATCAGTTGTCTCTTCCATTAGTTTCCAAGATAAATTGTTAGGCATGCTAGGTGCTGGTGAAGCTCCATTGGAGTCCAAGAAAGCAAATCTTGTATCATTAGATAGCAACAGGAAACATTCGCCAACCAACTTACGGCCTACTACTCCCACCTCAGTGCCATCATCAAGGTATCAGGATGTGCAAACAGAAACGCTGCTCAATATTTTACCACCTGCTGCTGGTCCATCAGAGTCGCAGGCTGTCACGCCAAAAGGGAAACTAATTCGGCCTTTTTCTCGAGAGTCCAGATCGACAATCTCCCAGGCGGTTACACCGGAAGGAAAACTTGCTGAAGTCTTCTCACCAGTACCCAACTCACCTGGCTGTCTTGGATATATACCAAAGCAAAAACCGATGACTCCTGTGCTACCTGGGCCATCAGGGTGCCAAGTTTGTAACCCAAAAGGAATACTGGCTCAGTTTATGTCTCCTGTGCCTAGTTCAAGCTATCAAGATGTCACACCAAAGAGACTGTCGGTTCAAACTTCATCCTCTGAACCCGGACCTTCAAGAAATCCACTTGTAAGTGAGGCGAAAGAAGCGTCAGTCAAAAAAATATCCCCACTCTGTGGCTCGGATTACAAAGCTGTCACTCCTGATGCTAATTTCATCATGGTACACATCCAAGCACCGCGCAAGTTAAGCTTCCGGGAGTCCCGAAGAC
This genomic interval carries:
- the LOC119568236 gene encoding uncharacterized protein LOC119568236 isoform X1; this translates as MQETRRRKTGVLRRRCWRLRRPRQHELRATALPWLPHGPPATPGKDLSRRSRRNGEDQHMVTPGLARHKRERSVSTPVTTPVSVDTQNPSVSSAGVREPRSFICKKSLTFPCDSWQPHRDEPVNRGSPEVDILPSPDATAVRRRTPMELPDIASADPGGPLLPTKRFRLGLDFDPDIIQELLPLPTHCSARLSMTPLSALKSSSAPPDEADSMDRSQTCAAATMKAEKAPRHKASTQNPMSFRDKVDGMAFVPSSDSVRHEAQGACRSRRPLNDVDIQARRNGRQSGEPDTNKSVKESERILTQDSLRVGSHDSHMRIPKGGTESVDSQQQYSFFIDQLGPFSCMRKTPSSQMYNTNSSSVENQHNAGSVVSSISFQDKLLGMLGAGEAPLESKKANLVSLDSNRKHSPTNLRPTTPTSVPSSRYQDVQTETLLNILPPAAGPSESQAVTPKGKLIRPFSRESRSTISQAVTPEGKLAEVFSPVPNSPGCLGYIPKQKPMTPVLPGPSGCQVCNPKGILAQFMSPVPSSSYQDVTPKRLSVQTSSSEPGPSRNPLVSEAKEASVKKISPLCGSDYKAVTPDANFIMVHIQAPRKLSFRESRRRTPTCKRSLAREFAEMDTGKLFITPPQSPVRPDYCLPEMESDSDE
- the LOC119568236 gene encoding uncharacterized protein LOC119568236 isoform X2 yields the protein MFSNRRREGKSLMKNGSNNEKVKKKNQKKVNKEKTKKTLSHLKATLDKLGSKVKARSRQQVIEETMNLTRDLESKASMLLAGILTERGSSISNASTYTLSSTKAMFSRYLLEAWSKARMKRQADDNMGDLLEKNMEEFTRKFFSELVAESSADRHAGDTQKEDWRPEKALLASPSPSTTRAPGDGAALATPRASCHSREGLVTPQQVGALLLENGEDQHMVTPGLARHKRERSVSTPVTTPVSVDTQNPSVSSAGVREPRSFICKKSLTFPCDSWQPHRDEPVNRGSPEVDILPSPDATAVRRRTPMELPDIASADPGGPLLPTKRFRLGLDFDPDIIQELLPLPTHCSARLSMTPLSALKSSSAPPDEADSMDRSQTCAAATMKAEKAPRHKASTQNPMSFRDKVDGMAFVPSSDSVRHEAQGACRSRRPLNDVDIQARRNGRQSGEPDTNKSVKESERILTQDSLRVGSHDSHMRIPKGGTESVDSQQQYSFFIDQLGPFSCMRKTPSSQMYNTNSSSVENQHNAGSVVSSISFQDKLLGMLGAGEAPLESKKANLVSLDSNRKHSPTNLRPTTPTSVPSSRYQDVQTETLLNILPPAAGPSESQAVTPKGKLIRPFSRESRSTISQAVTPEGKLAEVFSPVPNSPGCLGYIPKQKPMTPVLPGPSGCQVCNPKGILAQFMSPVPSSSYQDVTPKRLSVQTSSSEPGPSRNPLVSEAKEASVKKISPLCGSDYKAVTPDANFIMVHIQAPRKLSFRESRRRTPTCKRSLAREFAEMDTGKLFITPPQSPVRPDYCLPEMESDSDE